The DNA region AAACAAGTTAAAAAGAACGGATAGAAAGGTGAAGCAGGCCGGTTTTATAGTTTTACATCAGACCGTAATGCCAAGTGTTTTAGTGGAAACAGGGTTTTTAACCAATAAAGAAGAAGGCGCTTATCTAAATTCAAAGAAAGGGCAATTAGAAATTGCAACTTCTATTGCAGACGCTATCGTTACCTATAAAAAGAATGCAATGGCCAATATAGCGGACTTCTCGGCAAATAGCATTCCGGCAGCACCAGAACCTGAAGCTGTAAAGAAGCAAAATGAAGCTCCAAAGAAAAAAGAAGTGGTTGTTGCTAAGAAAGAAAAGGTGGTTGAGATAAAGGATGAGGCTTCTGTAGCTAAAACCGCAGAGTTGCCCGTGGAGGATAAAGCGAAAGCGGCGACTCAGATTATAGAGGAAGCAAAAGAAAGCGGTAAAAGTACGGTTGTCACTAAAAAAGAAACCGAAACCAAGCAGGTGGCCAAACCTTCTAAAATAAATGATGTAGAAGAACCAAAAGCTAAATCCAATGTAATTTATAAGGTGCAAATTATGGCTAGTGCAAAGAATATTCCTTTGCGTCCCTCTTCTTTCAATGGACTAAATCGTGTTGAGAAAGAGCCTTTTAAAAACTTATTTAGATACGTGTATGGTAAAACAAGTTCATTGGAGGAGGCAAAAATGTTAAAATCCAATGCAGATTTAAAAGGGTATAAAACATCATATATTGTGGCCTATAGAGACGGTAAGCGAATACCTTTTAAAGATAGTCTCAAATAGGTTTCACAGCAATAAATAAGTACCTTCCATATTTTATTTCTAATTTTGTTAGAGACCTATAGATTTAAGTAAGTCTCTTATTAATCCAAAATCGATCCTTTTGAAACTATCCAGGGAAATCAAAACAGGAATCATCGTAATAGGCGGTATACTGTTATTCATCTTAGGCTTTAGCTACTTAAAATCGTCTCCATTATTTGAAGATGGAAAAACGGTATATGCTGTTTATAAAGAAGTTGGAGGACTTCAGGTGGGAACTCCGGTAACCATTAACGGTTTTATTGTAGGTAATGTTACAGGCGTAAGATTTAAAGATAATAGTGGTAATCTCGTAGTAGAGCTTTTTATTAAAAGCGATTTCGAATTTTCTAAGAATAGTCCTGCCGAGCTGTACGATACAGGTATAATAGGAGGTAAGGGCATACAGGTGAAGCCGGTTTTTGACGGAGCTAATATGGCTAAATCCGGTGATACCTTACCTAGTAAAGTTCAACTTGGGCTAACTCAATTGGTTCAAAAACAACTTACTCCATTGCAGAAGAAGGTTGAAGGTGCGGTTACCAATGCGGACAGTTTACTGATGAACGTTAATGAGGTTTTGGATGATAAGGCAAAACGGGATTTACGGGAAACCTTAAGTGGACTGAACAGTACTGTAGCCAGTTTTCAGAAAAGTGCAGATGTGCTCAATAGAATTTTAAGTGGCAACGAAAGTAGGTTGAACGAATCTTTGGATAATTTTGAAGAGTTGACTTCTAATTTTGCAAAACTATCGGATTCGTTAAACAATGCAGGTTTGGGGCGTACTTTGGCAAATCTAGAGTCTACCATGGGTAACTTGAATAAGTTAATGGCCAATATAGAAAATGGAAATGGTACCTTAGGGAAACTTGTAAAAGATGAAGAGCTTTATAATAACCTTAATAATGCATCTAGAGAGTTAGATCTGTTATTACAAGATTTTCGTTTGAATCCTAAACGTTACGTTAATGTATCTGTTTTTGGTAAAAAACAGAAGGAATATGAACTTCCTGAAGAAGATCCAGCCAATCAACTACAACCGCAACCACAACAATAAATGGAATACCTGCCGAATATTATATTTTTAGTCGTACTACTTGTTGGTATTGGCTTTTTTGTCCGAAATGTAAAGCGCCTATCACGGAATATTAAATTGGGTAAAGATGTTGATGTTTCTGATAATACAGGCCAACGATGGAAGAATATGGCGAAAATAGCCTTGGGCCAAACCAAAATGGTTGTTCGCCCCATAGCCGGTTTTCTACATATTATAGTTTACGTTGGCTTCATTATTATAAATATTGAAGTCGTAGAAATTATTTTAGACGGTCTTCTCGGTACGCACCGTTTATTTGCTCCTTTAGGTACGGTGTATGATATACTGATTGCATCTTTTGAGGTATTGGCATTTTTGGTAATTGTAGCGGTTACTGTTTTTTGGGTACGAAGAAATATTGTCCGCATCAAGAGATTCATAAAACCAGAAATGACCGGTTGGCCAAAAAAGGATGGAAACCTTATTCTGTATATAGAATTTGTACTGATGGTATTGTTCTTAACCATGAACGGTGCTGATTATCAATTACAGCAAATGGGTGCTGCACATTATACAGAGGCAGGTATGTTTCCTGTAAGCCAGTTTATTGCGCCACTTTTTAACGGCATGTCCATGAGTGCTTTAATTGTTCTGGAAAGAACCGCGTGGTGGTTGCATATTATTGGGATTCTTTGTTTTTTAAATTATTTGTATTACTCAAAACACTTGCACATACTTTTGGCTTTTCCAAATACCTACTACGGTAAGTTGGCGCCAAAGGGACAATTTAAAAATTTAGATGTCGTAACGGCAGAGGTGAAATTGATGATGGATCCATCTGCAGACCCTTTCGCTGCACCTGCCGAGGATGAATCTGCCGAACCGGCTAAGTTTGGAGCTTCGGATGTTATGGATTTAAATTGGGTACAACTCTTAAATTCGTATACCTGTACGGAATGTGGTCGTTGTACGGATGAATGTCCTGCAAACCAGACGGGGAAAAAGTTATCTCCACGAAAGATAATGATGGATACTAGAGATAGGCTGGAAGAGGTTGGTAAAAACATGGATGCCAACAAAGGGCAGTTTGTAGATGATGGAAAACAGTTGTTGGACGGGTATATTACTAGAGAGGAACTTTGGGCGTGTACAACTTGTAACGCCTGTGTTCAGGCCTGTCCTGTGAGTATAGACCCGCTTTCTATTATTATGGATATGCGTCAGTACTTGGTAATGGAAGAGTCCGCAGCACCTACAGACTTAAATAATATGATGGGGAACGTAGAGAATAATGGTGCTCCATGGCCTTTTAACCAAATGGACCGATTAAATTGGGCCAAGGAAGAATAAGAAAGCTTCGGCTTTTTTTCAATTAATTTTTAGAACTAGAATTTTTTTATAATGGCGAACGAATTAAAAGTTCCAACAATGGCAGAGCTTTTTGCCGCAGGTCAAAAACCAGAAGTGTTATTTTGGGTAGGTTGCGCAGGAAGTTTTGATGATAGGGCAAAGAAAATAACCAAGGCATTTGTTCAATTATTGAACAGGGCCAATGTTTCTTTTGCAGTTTTAGGAACAGAAGAAAGTTGTACTGGGGATCCTGCAAAAAGGTCTGGTAACGAATTTCTTTTTCAAATGCAAGCGGTTACCAATATTGAGGTAATGAATGCGTACGGAATAAATAAGATTGTAACGGCTTGTCCGCATTGTTTTAATACGATTAAAAATGAATACCCAGGTCTTGGAGGTCATTATGAAGTAGTTCATCATACACAGTTCTTAAAAAAGCTTTTTGAAGATGGAAGAATTACTTTAGAGGGCGGTAAATTTAAAGGTAAGCGTATTACCTATCACGATCCTTGTTATTTAGGTAGAGCAAATAATGTTTATGAGGCTCCTAGGGATTTGATTCGTAAACTGGATGCCGAGCTTATCGAAATGAAAAGCTGTAAAGAGAAAGGTTTGTGTTGTGGTGCAGGTGGAGCGCAAATGTTCAAAGAACCTGAAAAAGGTGATAAGGATGTGAATATTGAGCGTACCGAACAGGCAATGGAAACCCAACCTGAAATAATTGCAGCAGGATGCCCATTTTGTAATACCATGATGACAGACGGCGTAAAGAATAAAGAAAAAGAAGGAGCTATTGCAGTTATGGATATAGCGGAGCTTATGGCTTCCGCCGGAGACTTGTAGAACTTCCAATTTTAGAACCCCAAATTAGAACACTATTTAATGTTAGTAGAATTTAACACCTTACCGGACGCTTCCCGTATATGGATATACCAAGCCAACCGTAGTTTTACGGAAGCGGAATTAGACGAGATACACAAAGAGCTGGATAGTTTTATAACCGAATGGACCGCCCATGGAAGTCAATTAAAGGCCGGGTATGAGATAAAATATAGGCGATTCATCATTCTTGCCTTAGATCAGAGTGCAACTGCAGCTTCTGGTTGCTCTATAGATGCTTCAGTTCATTTCATTCAGCATTTAGAGAAAAAGTACAATGTTGAATTGTTGGATAAGATGAATGTTTCTTACAAACAAGGCGAGCATATTGCTTATAAGTCTTTGGTAGATTTCAAAAAGATGGCCAAACAAAAAGCAGTGTCAAAAAACACCATTGTTTTTAACAACTTGGTTACTAATAAACAGGAGTACCAAGAACATTGGGAAGTGCCCGCTTCTGAAAGTTGGCATGCCCGTTTTATGTAGGTTTCCTGTTTGTTGTGTTTTCCGAAGTATTGATTTTATTATATATATCGGATGAAATGCAATATTCCCTTTAGTTTTTAGTTATTGCCATAGATCAATCTAGTAATGCGGTTTTTTCCTGTTTTTTCCTTATTATTTTTCGCTTTTCTAACGGCCAGTGCCCAGCAACATCCTTTGGTAACAAAAGATAGTTTGGCACAAAGCAATTGGGTAGATGCACAATACAATAAAATGACCCTTGATGAAAAATTAGGGCAACTTTTTATGGTAATGGTGGCTTCGGATCAGTCTAAAGCAAGTACGGATAAAGTCCGGACATTAATTAAGGAGCAGCAAATAGGTGGAGTAATTTTTTCTACTGGAGGTCCGGTCCGTCAAGCAAAACTTGCCAACGAATATCAGTCGGCTTCAAAGATACCTTTACTGATCGGTATGGATGCAGAATGGGGTTTGGCCATGCGCTTGGATTCTACATATGCTTTTCCGTGGAATATGACCCTAGGAGCAATAACGGATAACACTATTGTACAAAAAGTAGGTGAGCGAATAGGTAAACACGCTAAGCGTTTGGGCGTACATATTAATTTTGCACCGGATGTAGATATCAATACTAATCCGCAAAACCCAATAATAGGAAACCGTTCTTTTGGTGAAGACCGTGAAAATGTAGCTGAAAAAGGTATCGCTTTTATGAAAGGAATGGAAAGTGCAGGTGTGCTTTCTAGCGGCAAGCATTTTCCAGGTCATGGGGATACGGCTACCGATTCCCACAAGGCCTTGCCAATTATCAATTTTACCAGAGAACGTTTAGATAGTTTAGAATTATATCCGTTTAGGAGATTAATAGATGAAGGGTTGAGCAGTGTTATGGTGGCTCACTTGGAAGTACCGGCACTTGAGCTGAAAAAAGAACTTCCATCGTCATTGTCCGAACAGATTATATCCGGGTTACTGAAGGAAGAAATGTGTTTTAAAGGGTTGGTGTTTACCGATGCCTTAAATATGAAAGGTGTTACCAATCATGGTAAAGATGGCGATGCAGAAGTTGCTGCATTTATGGCGGGTAATGATATTCTATTGATGCCAACGGAAGTAGAAAAGGCGAAAGAAAAACTTACCAAGGCCTATAATAAGGGCAAAATTTCCGAAGAGCGTTTGGCCGGTTCCGTCAAGAAGATTTTGATGGCAAAATATAAAGTGGGATTAAATAGGTACAAACCTGTGGAGGTAGAGAATCTATATGAGGACTTAAACTCACGAACGGACGACCTTATTTACGAAGAGGCTATTGAGAATGCATTGACGGTATTAAAAAACGATTTTTATTTGATGGGGATTAAGCGCCTGGAAAATAAGAAAATCGCATACGTTAAGTTTGGTGATTCGGATAGTGACCCGTTCATAGAGGAACTTAATAAGTATGCTTCTGTAACACAAGTTAACGCTAGTGATATTAGTACTTTAAAAAATAAATTAAAGAATTATAATTTGGTGATTATAGGTCATCATAAAAGCAATGAAAGCCCTTGGAAAGCCTATAAATTTTCTAAAAAAGAATTACAATGGCTTAAAGAAATTGCAGAAGAACGGACTTCTAATCTAATACTCTCTGTTTTTGCTAAGCCTTATGCACTCTTGGATATACCTTCGTTCAAAAGTATTGATGGGGTTTTGGTGGCATATCAAAATAGCGAACTGGCCCAGCGTAAGGCAGCTCAGTTGATATTTGGAGCTATTCCTGCGGAAGGAAAGTTACCGGTTACGGCAAATAAAGAGTTTCCTGTTAATACTCAAGTAAAGTTAAAATCGCTTTTAAGATTGGGATATAGTTTTCCTGAAAGAGTTGGGTTTGATGCCGCTAAATTAGCAAAGGTAGATACTATGGTCCAACATGGCATAGATTCCCTAATGTTTCCAGGTGCTCAGGTTCTAATTGCAAGAAAAGGAAAAGTGGTCTATAATAAGGGATTTGGGAAACCTACATATGATTCCGAGGATAGTATAACCACCAAAAGTATTTATGATTTAGCTTCTATTTCCAAAATATTGGGTACACTTCCCATGATAATGAAAATGGAAGAAGAGGGCAGTATTAAGCTCAACAATACTTTTCAAGAATTGATTCCTGCTTATGCCGATTCTGAACTTAAAAATGTTACCGTACTGAAAGCATTATCACATTATGGCAGGCTGCCAGCGTGGATTGCTTTTTATGTTGATACGTTGGATAAAAACAGAAAGCCATCAAAAGAATTTTATAGAACGGAACCCACCGATGGATTTTCATATAAAGTAACGGACAAGCTTTATTTAACCGATGCGTATAACGATTCCATTTATAACAGAATTGGACGTCAAGATTTAAAATCTAACCGCTATCGGTATAGTGATGTAGCTTACTATGTCATGAAAAATTTCGTAGAAAAAGTGGGTAAAGAAAGGTTGGATAAGCAAGTGGATGAGTTTTTGTACCAACCTATTGGTGCAATGAGTACAAGTTATAATCCACTTGAAAAATTCCCCAAAAATAGGATTGTGCCTACGGAAGAGGATAAATATTACCGCTACGATAGAGTTCAAGGATACGTTCATGATATGGGGGCTGCCATGCAAGGAGGAGTAGGTGGCCATGCCGGATTATTCAGTAATGCGGAAGATGTGGCGAAAATCATGCAGATGTACTTGCAAAACGGCATTTATGGAGGAACTCGATTTTTAGATGCACGAACAGTAAAGAAATTCAATACCTGCTACTTTTGTGATGAAAATGTAAGAAGAGGCGTTGGTTTTGATAAACCACAATTGAAAGATAGTGGCCCTACTTGTGGTTGTGTGTCCCGAAAAAGCTTTGGACATAGTGGTTTTACAGGCACCTATACATGGGCCGATCCAGAAGAAGAGATTGTTTATGTGTTTCTTTCCAATAGAACTTACCCATCCTCTTCAAATACACTTTTGATTAAATCAGGTTTGCGAACACGAATTCAGCAAGTCATCTACGATGCTATCTTAAATTAAATCGAACAAGTTTATTGTATTAGCTATTTGAAAACGAATCGCTTACGTGATTAATAGCAGACATATTGTATTATCTGTACCCTGTCTTGAAATTTAAAAGAAGTTATACCGACTTACTTTATAGATTTAGCTAAATTTGACTAATGAAAATAGCAATAGTTTGTTACCCCACCTTTGGGGGCAGCGGTGTAGTAGCCACAGAACTGGGTATAGCTTTGGCCAATAGAGGTCATGAAGTTCACTTTGTAACCTATAAGCAACCGGTTCGTTTGGGACTTTTGGGTAATAAAATTTACTTTCATGAAGTTCATGTACCGGAATATCCCTTGTTTAAATATCAGCCGTATGAACTGGCTTTATCCAGTAAGTTGGTCGATACCGTCAAACTACATAATATAG from Zobellia alginiliquefaciens includes:
- a CDS encoding N-acetylmuramoyl-L-alanine amidase family protein, encoding MRVRRFFLFPIVFLTLILSSFHQNNTQDNDDGKFTVVLDAGHGGHDPGNLGNGYLEKKIALNIVLKAGELLEKNPDIKVIYTRQDDTFVDLYERGQIANKANADLFVSVHCDSHTSNAHGAGTFVLGLHANKQNFEIAKKENSVIYLEDNYKSKYAGYDINSPESVIGLTIMQEEFLDQSIALAKFMQDNFSNKLKRTDRKVKQAGFIVLHQTVMPSVLVETGFLTNKEEGAYLNSKKGQLEIATSIADAIVTYKKNAMANIADFSANSIPAAPEPEAVKKQNEAPKKKEVVVAKKEKVVEIKDEASVAKTAELPVEDKAKAATQIIEEAKESGKSTVVTKKETETKQVAKPSKINDVEEPKAKSNVIYKVQIMASAKNIPLRPSSFNGLNRVEKEPFKNLFRYVYGKTSSLEEAKMLKSNADLKGYKTSYIVAYRDGKRIPFKDSLK
- a CDS encoding MlaD family protein yields the protein MKLSREIKTGIIVIGGILLFILGFSYLKSSPLFEDGKTVYAVYKEVGGLQVGTPVTINGFIVGNVTGVRFKDNSGNLVVELFIKSDFEFSKNSPAELYDTGIIGGKGIQVKPVFDGANMAKSGDTLPSKVQLGLTQLVQKQLTPLQKKVEGAVTNADSLLMNVNEVLDDKAKRDLRETLSGLNSTVASFQKSADVLNRILSGNESRLNESLDNFEELTSNFAKLSDSLNNAGLGRTLANLESTMGNLNKLMANIENGNGTLGKLVKDEELYNNLNNASRELDLLLQDFRLNPKRYVNVSVFGKKQKEYELPEEDPANQLQPQPQQ
- a CDS encoding (Fe-S)-binding protein, translating into MEYLPNIIFLVVLLVGIGFFVRNVKRLSRNIKLGKDVDVSDNTGQRWKNMAKIALGQTKMVVRPIAGFLHIIVYVGFIIINIEVVEIILDGLLGTHRLFAPLGTVYDILIASFEVLAFLVIVAVTVFWVRRNIVRIKRFIKPEMTGWPKKDGNLILYIEFVLMVLFLTMNGADYQLQQMGAAHYTEAGMFPVSQFIAPLFNGMSMSALIVLERTAWWLHIIGILCFLNYLYYSKHLHILLAFPNTYYGKLAPKGQFKNLDVVTAEVKLMMDPSADPFAAPAEDESAEPAKFGASDVMDLNWVQLLNSYTCTECGRCTDECPANQTGKKLSPRKIMMDTRDRLEEVGKNMDANKGQFVDDGKQLLDGYITREELWACTTCNACVQACPVSIDPLSIIMDMRQYLVMEESAAPTDLNNMMGNVENNGAPWPFNQMDRLNWAKEE
- a CDS encoding (Fe-S)-binding protein translates to MANELKVPTMAELFAAGQKPEVLFWVGCAGSFDDRAKKITKAFVQLLNRANVSFAVLGTEESCTGDPAKRSGNEFLFQMQAVTNIEVMNAYGINKIVTACPHCFNTIKNEYPGLGGHYEVVHHTQFLKKLFEDGRITLEGGKFKGKRITYHDPCYLGRANNVYEAPRDLIRKLDAELIEMKSCKEKGLCCGAGGAQMFKEPEKGDKDVNIERTEQAMETQPEIIAAGCPFCNTMMTDGVKNKEKEGAIAVMDIAELMASAGDL
- a CDS encoding ABC transporter ATPase, whose amino-acid sequence is MLVEFNTLPDASRIWIYQANRSFTEAELDEIHKELDSFITEWTAHGSQLKAGYEIKYRRFIILALDQSATAASGCSIDASVHFIQHLEKKYNVELLDKMNVSYKQGEHIAYKSLVDFKKMAKQKAVSKNTIVFNNLVTNKQEYQEHWEVPASESWHARFM
- a CDS encoding glycoside hydrolase family 3 N-terminal domain-containing protein, which codes for MRFFPVFSLLFFAFLTASAQQHPLVTKDSLAQSNWVDAQYNKMTLDEKLGQLFMVMVASDQSKASTDKVRTLIKEQQIGGVIFSTGGPVRQAKLANEYQSASKIPLLIGMDAEWGLAMRLDSTYAFPWNMTLGAITDNTIVQKVGERIGKHAKRLGVHINFAPDVDINTNPQNPIIGNRSFGEDRENVAEKGIAFMKGMESAGVLSSGKHFPGHGDTATDSHKALPIINFTRERLDSLELYPFRRLIDEGLSSVMVAHLEVPALELKKELPSSLSEQIISGLLKEEMCFKGLVFTDALNMKGVTNHGKDGDAEVAAFMAGNDILLMPTEVEKAKEKLTKAYNKGKISEERLAGSVKKILMAKYKVGLNRYKPVEVENLYEDLNSRTDDLIYEEAIENALTVLKNDFYLMGIKRLENKKIAYVKFGDSDSDPFIEELNKYASVTQVNASDISTLKNKLKNYNLVIIGHHKSNESPWKAYKFSKKELQWLKEIAEERTSNLILSVFAKPYALLDIPSFKSIDGVLVAYQNSELAQRKAAQLIFGAIPAEGKLPVTANKEFPVNTQVKLKSLLRLGYSFPERVGFDAAKLAKVDTMVQHGIDSLMFPGAQVLIARKGKVVYNKGFGKPTYDSEDSITTKSIYDLASISKILGTLPMIMKMEEEGSIKLNNTFQELIPAYADSELKNVTVLKALSHYGRLPAWIAFYVDTLDKNRKPSKEFYRTEPTDGFSYKVTDKLYLTDAYNDSIYNRIGRQDLKSNRYRYSDVAYYVMKNFVEKVGKERLDKQVDEFLYQPIGAMSTSYNPLEKFPKNRIVPTEEDKYYRYDRVQGYVHDMGAAMQGGVGGHAGLFSNAEDVAKIMQMYLQNGIYGGTRFLDARTVKKFNTCYFCDENVRRGVGFDKPQLKDSGPTCGCVSRKSFGHSGFTGTYTWADPEEEIVYVFLSNRTYPSSSNTLLIKSGLRTRIQQVIYDAILN